From the Nostoc sp. PCC 7107 genome, the window GCTATCCAAGCAATAGAGAGGTTTGGAGTAATGCGCGGTGGCTGGATGGCAATTTGGCGCATCTTACGTTGTCATCCATTTCACCCTGGTGGTTATGACCCAGTACCAGAAATATCACCATCAGTCATGCAGGTAGATTGTTGTAGTCACACTCTGGTAAATTCCGAGGATAAAACCCAACAGGACGAGCAAAATCACTAAAAACGTTTTGGAATCATCCGCAATATCTACAGCATTCCTCTTTGATTTGTGAATTTCCTGGCGAAGGAAGTAAATAACATATTTATTCACCAATGATTTAGGGTTGCTAGATATTTTCATTTATGTATTTATACTTTATCATTTTTCCAGAAATTAGCTGTAAAAATTACTGATAAAAAATAGTTTTATCGATTCTTATTTAGTGTAAATACATAAGTTTTATAAGTACTTATAATTCCTGGCTATAAATATAAAAAACAGAACAATTTCATCCATATTAGCTAGACGAATACATGGCAAATCTCTTATCAATGGATTCATGATTCAACTAGTGAGAGAAAGCTATGAAAAATTCATTGTTTCCTAATTTACTTGCAGCAACAGCTTTGGTAACTGGCTTGTGGGTGTCTGCTGCACCAGCAAACGCGATTAACATTCAAAGCCGAAACGAAGCGCCAGCTGATTTTAAAGATAATATCCAAGACTTTAAGGATTTTGTTGGCAAAGAATCTCGCTACTTATCACCTGAGACAATTGGAGCGCAGAAAGTTGATTTATCTCAACTAACATTGAAATATGCTCACGATACTAAGGTCTTCTTTATTGGTGAAACTGCTGGTGGTTATCGCAACCGTTTAGATTTTAAAGCAACTTATGGTGATACAGTCACCACAGGCAAAATCTTTGGCGATACATCTTGTAGTACTAAAGATAGTGCTTTTCAAAATTTTAAAGAGTTTTGTGCAAATCCTAACGATGCTTTAGCTAACAAAACCCAACAAGACAGCCCCTTAAAAGTTGGTGACTGGGTTAGCTTAGGTCAATTCCAAGCTGGTACTACACTTGATTTCTTATTGCACTCTAATGACATCAATGGTGGTATCTCCGGTAAAAACCAACAAGGGCAAACTGTTAAAGGTGTGTTTGGCTTAAATGAAGCTACCAATCCAGATGGTTTGCAACACGTAATGACTTATGTGTACAAGAACTTCTTAGTTTTGGGTTATGAAGACTTATGGGGAGGTGGCGACAAAGATTATAATGATGTTGTTTTTGCGATAGATATTGGTTCTAGAAATGCTACTGCATTAACAAAAGGTGTTAGTGTTCCAGAACCTTCTGCAACTTTAGCCTTGGTTGGTATCGGTGCAATTGGTGTACTCAAAACTCGTCGCCGTTCTTTGAAAAAAGGTAATAGCTAGTAGTTTTTTCGACTGTTAACAGCTTGATTATTCAGCTTTTGAAGCTTCAATTCGTCACAACCATTTTTCCAATCGGTATAAGTCAATAACTTGATGCCTATATCAAGGTCGCATCTATCAATATCGATTTACAAGTTGACAATTTCACTACTCATATCATGTCCGGTAAATTACTTGTCATTACGTAGCTTGCTTCCCGCAGGGTACGTAGCGATAGCGAAGTGAAGTAATCGCAGAATCCAGGCGATTGCTTCGTTCCACTTCGTTGCACTCACAATGACATATCGTAAGTGATTAAGCGGACTTCATATCACTGGTGTTTCAGGGTCAGTAAATAACATTTCTGTTCTGAGTTATCAAAAGATACTGAATTTTTTGTGTACTTTTTCAAATATTTTTTGTATCTGTCAGTATACAACTCAAGCGATCGCCTGTTGAAGATAATGGAGAGCGATCGCTCCTTTTCATATAGATTAATAGTTGGCTATTTAAGCCACTATTGAGCCGCAAGTATTTCATACAAATCTACTGTTTTCAGGCTTATTTGTGACAAATCAACATTACTGAGATCAGCTTTAAACAAGATGGTTTTCTTGAGACTGGTGTAGCTTAAATCTGCTTGGTTCAAGTTGGCTCCCGTGAGGTTTGCACCGTTGAGATTTGCTCCTGCTAAGTTAGCACCACTCAGGTTAGCGTAGCTCAAATCTGCACCACTTAAGTCTGCACTACTGAGGTCAGCATTGTGTAAATCTGCTAAACGTAGGTCTGATTTCTGTAGGGACGCTTTATGTAAGTCTACGTTACTCAGGTTGGCACGAATTAGGTTAGCAGCTTTTAAATTTGTCCAAATTAAGTTTGCACCACTAAGATTAGTTCTCCACAGGTATGATGCAGCCAAATTTGCTTCTATGAGATTGGCTCCTCTCAAGTTGGAATGAGATAGAGTAACATTCACCAAACTAGCCCGATCTAAATTAATTCCAGCTAAACATACTTCACTAAGATTAATTGAATGCAGGGAAACCTGAGTGAAATTCCTCTCTCCTGTTTGATAGCGTCTGAGAAGTTCATCAGCATCCATACAGCCCGTCTTCCAAATGATCATTTATCTAACGTGATTTGGTTGAAATTGGTAAATAACTGTATACCTGAAGCGACTTTGCAATTAAAGTCTGAGGCAAAATACTTGAGCGCATTTAATTACCCTCTGCAAAGAAATATAACAAAATCGTTACATAACTACAATAATTTCTCAGTTATTGGCTGATAGTTCCTATTTATATGAGAGATCTGAAGGGGTGACAAAAAAGTTATAAAGCAGACTGGATAAGAGTCATAGCCCGTAGACCTTGTTGAAAATATGGCAGTTTACTGGGCTTGAGGCGCATCAATTCATGAGCTAAATCAGCCCAAAATTCCATTGCCCCTACCCATAACTGACCATACAAACCAATCCAAAAAAGCACTATGTCGGCGGTGCAATCGTTGTAACTCCTTCAGACGACCAACATATTTTTTGTAGTCCAGAGGAGCGAGAATTACGACCAACTAAAAATAGCACAAGTATAGGCAATAGCAATTAATAAAATCAGTGCTATCAAAACGTTGACCATCAGCATAAGTAGATTCGAGAT encodes:
- a CDS encoding pentapeptide repeat-containing protein, which encodes MDADELLRRYQTGERNFTQVSLHSINLSEVCLAGINLDRASLVNVTLSHSNLRGANLIEANLAASYLWRTNLSGANLIWTNLKAANLIRANLSNVDLHKASLQKSDLRLADLHNADLSSADLSGADLSYANLSGANLAGANLNGANLTGANLNQADLSYTSLKKTILFKADLSNVDLSQISLKTVDLYEILAAQ
- the yidD gene encoding membrane protein insertion efficiency factor YidD, whose amino-acid sequence is MKLLFIWLIRGYRMFISPLFPPTCRFQPTCSMYAIQAIERFGVMRGGWMAIWRILRCHPFHPGGYDPVPEISPSVMQVDCCSHTLVNSEDKTQQDEQNH
- a CDS encoding DUF4114 domain-containing protein; its protein translation is MKNSLFPNLLAATALVTGLWVSAAPANAINIQSRNEAPADFKDNIQDFKDFVGKESRYLSPETIGAQKVDLSQLTLKYAHDTKVFFIGETAGGYRNRLDFKATYGDTVTTGKIFGDTSCSTKDSAFQNFKEFCANPNDALANKTQQDSPLKVGDWVSLGQFQAGTTLDFLLHSNDINGGISGKNQQGQTVKGVFGLNEATNPDGLQHVMTYVYKNFLVLGYEDLWGGGDKDYNDVVFAIDIGSRNATALTKGVSVPEPSATLALVGIGAIGVLKTRRRSLKKGNS